The genomic DNA CCGCTTCTTTCAGGACTGAAATGGCTTCCCTATGCAGGCCACTGGCATGCAGGACTTTGCCAAGCTCATTCAAGGCCAGGACATTGCCGCGATCTTCGCGTACGACGTCCTGCAAAAAATCGCGGGCTTCGCTCCAGCGTTTTTCCCGACTCAAATAGCGGCCGAACATCAAAAGCAAAGGCGCGGGATAGGGCGCGCTCTGCAGAAGCTTATGCATCTTCTTCACGCGCGGCATGGTCGTGCTCTCGGGACCGAGCAGGAGTTTGCGCAAAGGTTTTTCATGCGCGTGGACCCAGTCGAGTTCATGCTGAAGACTCTGCACTGCTTCGATGAAGACGCCCGAGGTGAAAGGCTTTTCCACAAGGCGGGTCAGGGCGAATTCCTCAAGCAGGCGAAAGTCATTGCGGTCGACGAATCCCGAGATCACGAGTATCGGGACAGCGGCAAAGCGCGGATCATGTCGCAGGCGATTGAAAGCCGTGATGCCCGAATTCGGGCCCTTCGCATTCCAATCCAGGATGATAAGGTCATAGTGAGTCTGATCCTGACGGAAGAGCGGCTCGGCGTCATGAAAGACTTCGAGACTGGGCACGCCCACATCTTCGGCATAGCCCTTGATCTGCGCTGCGAAATGCGCATCGGCTTCAATCGCCGCCGCCCTTTGAAAACCCAGGGCTAATTTTGACTTCAGGACAGAAATCTTCATAGTTGGACCTCACGTCTTATGAAGTCCATCGGATGACCTGCGGGACCATCCGAAACCGGGAAAGTTCCTATGGAAGCGCAGGGCCTTACGGGAAAGTATTTATTGGAGTTGGCCGGTCAGCTCTTCAAAAATCTCGCGTTCGAGCACGACGAGCTGCGGGTCGATGACCCAGGTCTGCAGGACGTAACGCGTGGTCTTCGGCGGCAAAACCTCGTGCGGATGGGTGAGCTGGGCTGGGAACACCACGGCCTGACCCTGACGAGGTTTGACCTTCACATCCTGTGCGGGAAAATGCAGCTCGCCGCCTTCGTCCACATCATTCAGAAAGAAGATCATGGTGGCCAGCCGCAGGCCATTGGCCGGAGGCACGGGACTTTGATAATCGTCATGCAGAGCGCAGATATCACCCGGCCGATAGCGGGCGATGACAAAGCCATCATTCAGCCATTCCTTGGGCTCGGCCGCACGATAGCCTTCAGGCAGGCGGAAAAACTCCGCGAGAAGCGGATCGGCCAGCTGGGTGACCTTTTGGACCTCGCGCAGCCAATCGAACTGCTGCGATATATTCAAATAAGAACGGGTGCTGTACTCGGGCTGGGGATCGACCTGGACGCGCGGGTCCTTTTCGAAACGGTCGATCAGGGCCTGACAGTGTTCGGCAGTAAGTGCCTGGGAAAATTGCTTGATATAGCGTGGCATAGTCTTCTCTCAAGAGTTCCAGGCTGCGAATAGCAGAACGCTCAATAAAAACAACCAAATAATATAAGGCCCCGATTTTATTAAGCTCGAACACCCCTGCTTAAGTTTCCCACTTATGTGCCGTCCGTTTCGCGCCGATGCACAGGATAGACGAGGCCTTGCGAGGCCCCCTGCGGCGACGGAGCGTTACGACATGAGCACTGCCTTCAACATAGCGGACCTGTCCTCCCTGGATGATTTGAAAGCACCCTTGGAGCAGTTCGCTCAAAAATATAGCCTCTCGAAACGTGAACTCGACGTGCTGAACCTTCTCGTACAGCAGGTCGTCAGCGCCGAGGACATCTCGGATAAATTAGGCATCAGCCGGAACACCGTCCGCATCCACTTGAAAAATATCAACACCAAGGTTGGAACGAACAGCAAATCCGAACTTCTCGGTCGGTTTATAGAATTTGTCATTCAGAACAAAAAAGAGGAACACAAGCTCACGACCCAACGCCTCACGATATTGATCGCAGATGATGATCAAAGCTATGTCGATTTGGTGAGAAAAGCTTCGGAAAGCGTGATCGGCGCCAACGTCACCTTCCAGCATGTGGTGGATGGTCAGAACATGAT from Oligoflexus sp. includes the following:
- a CDS encoding 2OG-Fe(II) oxygenase; this encodes MPRYIKQFSQALTAEHCQALIDRFEKDPRVQVDPQPEYSTRSYLNISQQFDWLREVQKVTQLADPLLAEFFRLPEGYRAAEPKEWLNDGFVIARYRPGDICALHDDYQSPVPPANGLRLATMIFFLNDVDEGGELHFPAQDVKVKPRQGQAVVFPAQLTHPHEVLPPKTTRYVLQTWVIDPQLVVLEREIFEELTGQLQ
- a CDS encoding response regulator gives rise to the protein MSTAFNIADLSSLDDLKAPLEQFAQKYSLSKRELDVLNLLVQQVVSAEDISDKLGISRNTVRIHLKNINTKVGTNSKSELLGRFIEFVIQNKKEEHKLTTQRLTILIADDDQSYVDLVRKASESVIGANVTFQHVVDGQNMMEYLNRVKRSDASTPRPHLILLDLNMPKLNGFQALEKIKTDPMLSEIPVVVFSSSSTNSDISSIYALGGNSYVTKPGGYQELKKVIHGIVFYWGQIGALPATKQS